A genomic segment from Curtobacterium sp. MCSS17_007 encodes:
- a CDS encoding DUF4177 domain-containing protein, with translation MTRWEYFTTPLMIHNTAAILNAHGDEGWELVQVVTGPEGGLVAYLKRPKADA, from the coding sequence ATGACTCGCTGGGAGTACTTCACCACGCCGCTGATGATCCACAACACCGCCGCCATCCTCAACGCCCACGGGGACGAGGGGTGGGAGCTGGTCCAGGTCGTCACCGGTCCCGAGGGTGGGCTCGTCGCCTACCTGAAGCGGCCGAAGGCCGACGCGTGA
- a CDS encoding RidA family protein yields MTVADRLAELGLTIPAVAAPVAAYVPAVVTGQYVYTAGQLPFVDGALPVTGKVGGGVDAETATTEARVAALNALAAVQSVAGSLDRVARVVKVTVFVASDPSFTGQPAVANGASTLVGEVFGDAGVHARSAVGVAVLPLDAPVEVELVVELAD; encoded by the coding sequence GTGACCGTCGCCGACCGACTCGCCGAGCTCGGGCTGACCATCCCCGCGGTCGCGGCCCCCGTCGCCGCCTACGTGCCCGCCGTCGTCACCGGGCAGTACGTGTACACGGCCGGGCAGCTGCCCTTCGTCGACGGCGCGCTGCCGGTCACGGGCAAGGTCGGGGGCGGGGTCGACGCCGAGACCGCCACCACCGAGGCGCGCGTCGCCGCGCTGAACGCCCTCGCGGCCGTGCAGTCCGTCGCCGGGTCCCTGGACCGCGTCGCCCGGGTCGTCAAGGTGACGGTGTTCGTCGCCTCGGACCCGTCGTTCACCGGCCAGCCGGCCGTCGCCAACGGGGCGTCGACCCTGGTCGGCGAGGTCTTCGGGGACGCCGGTGTCCACGCGCGCAGCGCGGTGGGCGTGGCCGTGCTCCCGCTGGACGCGCCGGTCGAGGTCGAGCTGGTGGTGGAACTGGCCGACTGA
- a CDS encoding ATPase, T2SS/T4P/T4SS family, whose translation MHRHRAEVPATERDLGDRGWAADPSAVPFLPGAARSRRRRTLDVAAFEELAGLVGDAATTDVLVLGGRGTWVDRGRGLERVRPELSERRVRALASELVAVGGRHVDETTPCADVRHGDGVRVHVVLAPVSVGGTALSIRLPRPERPTLAELERLGAFRSVPRTVLDRAVEERRNVLVTGATGSGKTTVLAAVLGSVPHDERIITVEDVAELRVEHPHVVTLEARQANTEGAGAIALDRLVREALRMRPDRLVVGECRGAEVRELLGALNTGHAGAGTLHANGVLDVAARLEALGALAGLGPQALARQVVSAVDLVVHVERRSSWRGVVAVGAFAVDRDGRLEVRPVGGTADA comes from the coding sequence ATGCACCGACACCGAGCCGAGGTCCCTGCGACCGAGCGGGACCTGGGGGACCGCGGCTGGGCGGCCGACCCCTCCGCGGTCCCGTTCCTGCCCGGCGCCGCCCGCTCCCGCCGACGGCGGACGCTCGACGTAGCCGCCTTCGAGGAGCTCGCGGGGCTCGTCGGTGACGCTGCCACCACCGACGTCCTGGTGCTCGGTGGACGCGGCACGTGGGTCGACCGGGGGCGGGGGCTCGAGCGGGTGCGTCCCGAGCTGTCCGAACGGCGGGTGCGTGCGCTCGCGTCGGAACTCGTCGCCGTGGGTGGGCGGCACGTCGACGAGACCACACCCTGCGCGGACGTCCGACACGGTGACGGCGTCCGGGTGCACGTCGTCCTCGCACCGGTCTCGGTCGGTGGCACGGCGCTGTCCATCCGCCTGCCCCGACCCGAGCGACCGACCCTCGCCGAGCTCGAGCGGCTGGGCGCCTTCCGGTCCGTCCCCCGCACCGTCCTCGACCGTGCGGTGGAGGAGCGGCGGAACGTCCTGGTCACCGGCGCGACGGGGAGCGGCAAGACCACCGTGCTCGCGGCCGTCCTCGGGAGCGTGCCGCACGACGAGCGCATCATCACCGTCGAGGACGTCGCCGAGCTCCGCGTGGAGCACCCCCACGTCGTCACGCTCGAGGCGCGCCAGGCGAACACCGAGGGGGCCGGAGCCATCGCCCTCGACCGCCTCGTGCGCGAAGCCCTGCGCATGCGACCGGACCGCCTGGTCGTGGGGGAGTGCCGTGGCGCCGAGGTCCGTGAGCTCCTCGGTGCGCTGAACACGGGGCACGCCGGCGCCGGGACCCTGCACGCCAACGGCGTGCTCGACGTCGCGGCGCGTCTCGAGGCACTCGGTGCGCTCGCCGGACTCGGACCGCAGGCACTCGCCCGTCAGGTCGTCAGCGCCGTGGACCTCGTCGTGCACGTCGAGCGCAGGTCGTCGTGGCGGGGCGTCGTCGCCGTCGGGGCCTTCGCGGTCGACCGGGACGGGCGGCTCGAGGTCCGGCCGGTCGGCGGGACCGCCGACGCGTGA
- the acs gene encoding acetate--CoA ligase: protein MSTPTQADERHEDGPTFAPPADFVADAVAHEDLHEAATADREAFWADQARTLLDWRTPFTRTLDWSGAPFAKWFDDGELNVADNCLDRHVRAGNGDRVAIHFEGAPGDTRRITYAELTAEVQRAANMLTDLGVGQGDRVVVYMPLVPEAVVTMLAVARIGAVHSVVFGGFSAESLRARIEDAGAKLVVTADGGWRRGAVSPLKPAVDEALTGEGTDTVERVLVVKRGGNDIAWNDRDLWWHDEMAKAAPEHEAQAFPAETPLFILYTSGTTGKPKGIVHTSGGYLTQAAYTHRNVFDMHPEKDVYWCTADIGWITGHSYVVYGPLANGVTQVLYEGTPDEPRPGRWWDIVDTYGVTVLYTAPTAVRAAMKAGRQIPEARSLESLRLLGSVGEPINPEAWQWYRQVIGHDRTPIVDTWWQTETGAIMISALPGVTKLKPGAAQTPLPGIVAEIVDEEGHRADPGESGYLTITEPWPSMARGIWNDPDRFVETYWSRFPGRYFAGDGARLDGQGDIWVQGRVDDVMNVSGHRLSTAEIESALVGHEGVAEAAVVGAADETTGQAVVAFVILTAEAAEGVDRDAVATELRNWVGARIGAIAKPRQVVVVPELPKTRSGKIMRRLLRDAAEGRRIGDTTTLADPTIMATIADLM from the coding sequence ATGTCCACACCGACCCAGGCCGACGAACGCCACGAGGACGGCCCGACCTTCGCTCCCCCGGCGGACTTCGTCGCGGACGCCGTCGCGCACGAGGACCTGCACGAGGCCGCCACCGCCGACCGCGAGGCGTTCTGGGCGGACCAGGCCAGGACCCTCCTCGACTGGCGCACCCCGTTCACCCGCACGCTGGACTGGTCGGGCGCGCCGTTCGCGAAGTGGTTCGACGACGGCGAGCTCAACGTCGCCGACAACTGCCTCGACCGGCACGTCCGTGCGGGCAACGGCGACCGGGTCGCGATCCACTTCGAGGGCGCTCCGGGTGACACCCGCCGGATCACCTACGCGGAACTCACCGCCGAGGTGCAGCGCGCCGCGAACATGCTCACCGACCTCGGGGTGGGGCAGGGCGACCGCGTCGTCGTCTACATGCCCCTCGTTCCCGAGGCCGTCGTCACGATGCTCGCGGTCGCGCGCATCGGCGCCGTGCACTCGGTCGTGTTCGGCGGCTTCAGCGCCGAGAGCCTCCGCGCCCGGATCGAGGACGCCGGCGCGAAGCTCGTCGTCACCGCGGACGGCGGATGGCGACGCGGAGCGGTCTCGCCGCTCAAGCCCGCGGTCGACGAGGCCCTGACCGGCGAGGGCACCGACACCGTCGAGCGCGTGCTCGTCGTCAAGCGCGGCGGCAACGACATCGCCTGGAACGACCGCGACCTGTGGTGGCACGACGAAATGGCGAAGGCCGCGCCCGAGCACGAGGCGCAGGCGTTCCCCGCCGAGACCCCCCTGTTCATCCTCTACACCTCGGGCACGACCGGGAAGCCGAAGGGCATCGTGCACACGTCCGGCGGGTACCTGACGCAGGCCGCCTACACGCACCGGAACGTCTTCGACATGCACCCGGAGAAGGACGTCTACTGGTGCACCGCCGACATCGGTTGGATCACCGGGCACTCGTACGTCGTCTACGGCCCGCTCGCGAACGGGGTGACCCAGGTGCTGTACGAGGGCACCCCGGACGAGCCGAGGCCCGGTCGCTGGTGGGACATCGTCGACACGTACGGGGTCACCGTCCTCTACACCGCGCCGACCGCGGTCCGCGCAGCGATGAAGGCCGGTCGGCAGATCCCGGAGGCGCGGAGCCTCGAGAGCCTCCGGCTGCTCGGCAGCGTCGGCGAGCCGATCAATCCCGAGGCGTGGCAGTGGTACCGGCAGGTCATCGGTCACGACCGCACGCCGATCGTCGACACCTGGTGGCAGACCGAGACCGGCGCGATCATGATCTCGGCGCTGCCCGGCGTCACCAAGCTCAAGCCCGGCGCCGCGCAGACCCCGCTGCCGGGCATCGTCGCCGAGATCGTCGACGAGGAGGGCCACCGCGCCGACCCGGGCGAGAGCGGCTACCTGACGATCACGGAGCCGTGGCCGTCGATGGCCCGCGGCATCTGGAACGACCCCGACCGGTTCGTCGAGACGTACTGGAGCCGCTTCCCCGGCCGCTACTTCGCCGGTGACGGCGCGCGGCTCGACGGGCAGGGCGACATCTGGGTGCAGGGCCGCGTCGACGACGTCATGAACGTCTCCGGCCACCGGCTCTCCACCGCGGAGATCGAGTCCGCACTGGTCGGGCACGAGGGCGTCGCCGAGGCCGCCGTCGTCGGCGCCGCCGACGAGACGACCGGGCAGGCGGTCGTCGCGTTCGTCATCCTGACCGCCGAGGCGGCCGAGGGTGTCGACCGCGACGCGGTCGCGACGGAACTGCGCAACTGGGTCGGCGCGCGCATCGGTGCGATCGCGAAGCCCCGGCAGGTCGTCGTGGTGCCGGAGCTGCCGAAGACGCGCTCGGGCAAGATCATGCGCCGTCTGCTCCGCGACGCGGCCGAGGGCCGCCGCATCGGTGACACGACCACGCTGGCCGACCCGACCATCATGGCGACCATCGCGGATCTCATGTAG
- a CDS encoding metallophosphoesterase — protein MSRGRGALGVIAAGAAVGAATAAWGSLVERRRFGIRWETIPVLPEGSRDVTVLHLSDIHMAPWQADKQQWLRDLSLVEPDFVVNTGDNLGHATANAAVEYALEPFRGIPGAFAHGSNDFYGPSPRNPFKYFTGPSAHHTGHRQVELDIDRQTAFFESLGWLDVNDQAHAIELRGSRFELFGTSDAHRDWDRLDLLPTNVDEMRSAVPWTEDEDGPTPVAIGITHAPYRRVLDAFVDQGADIVFAGHTHGGQVQVPGVGALVTNSDLPRRYVSGLHRWQHRGHWSWLEVSAGIGTSIYAPVRFSCRPEAVVVTFTAKTS, from the coding sequence GTGAGCCGCGGCCGCGGCGCGCTGGGAGTGATCGCGGCGGGCGCGGCCGTCGGAGCGGCGACGGCGGCGTGGGGTTCCCTCGTCGAGCGTCGCCGCTTCGGCATCCGCTGGGAGACGATCCCGGTGCTGCCGGAGGGCTCGCGGGACGTGACCGTCCTGCACCTCTCAGACATCCACATGGCCCCGTGGCAGGCCGACAAGCAGCAGTGGCTCCGCGACCTGAGCCTGGTCGAGCCCGACTTCGTCGTGAACACCGGCGACAACCTCGGACACGCCACGGCCAACGCGGCGGTCGAGTACGCGCTCGAGCCGTTCCGCGGCATCCCGGGCGCCTTCGCGCACGGCTCGAACGACTTCTACGGCCCCTCGCCACGGAATCCGTTCAAGTACTTCACCGGTCCGAGCGCGCACCACACCGGGCACCGTCAGGTCGAACTCGACATCGATCGACAGACCGCGTTCTTCGAGTCCCTCGGCTGGCTCGACGTCAACGACCAGGCCCACGCGATCGAGCTCCGCGGATCGCGCTTCGAGCTCTTCGGCACCTCGGACGCCCACCGCGACTGGGACCGCCTGGACCTGCTGCCGACGAACGTCGACGAGATGCGCAGCGCCGTTCCGTGGACCGAGGACGAGGACGGCCCCACGCCGGTCGCCATCGGGATCACGCACGCTCCGTACCGCCGGGTCCTCGACGCCTTCGTCGACCAGGGTGCGGACATCGTCTTCGCCGGGCACACGCACGGCGGTCAGGTGCAGGTGCCCGGCGTGGGCGCGCTCGTCACCAACTCGGACCTCCCCCGCCGGTACGTCAGCGGGCTGCACCGGTGGCAGCACCGCGGACACTGGTCGTGGCTCGAGGTCTCGGCGGGCATCGGGACGTCGATCTACGCGCCGGTGCGGTTCTCCTGCCGGCCGGAGGCCGTCGTCGTGACCTTCACCGCGAAGACCTCCTGA
- a CDS encoding transglycosylase domain-containing protein has protein sequence MSAQKSASRTKPVSAIGAFVGFVGFSALAGLLVTIGVTPAIAVAGVTTTSTIGVFESLPEYIEIGDLPQRNEIYAYSNGQPVQLATVYDQNREELQYDQISDQLKNAAIDGEDKRFWDHGGVDMTSLVRAGVGSIAGGLGESGGGSTLTMQLVRNIKMQQALELPTEEERQKAYNDAVEQTIPRKLEEMKLAIGLAKKYSHKEILTGYLNIAYFGDQTYGVQAAAQHYFNKSATDLTPAEAASILAIVQSPNTRNLAKAENYDANKARRDVILKSMYAQKHLTKEEFDQAIASNPADYVHLTEPSQGCKSAAGNGSQFFCDYAVKVVKQMSQLGGTQKERDQAWRNGGYKIQTTLDIDLNGQQKDLLNKYDPNTESRLQLGGALNSVEASTGRILTMAQNKDYDQSLQSPPTATSINYSVDKEYGGSIGFQVGSTYKVFTLLDWLKAGHGLNETVNGTPHNTSRWTQCGSTITSPWAPKNDSAGERGQFTVARATALSVNAAFASMAAKLDLCDIRQTAMDLGVHSADEKTELNAYPSSILGTNNIAPLTMASAYATIANGGTYCSPIAIDQVTDATGKQLGGQPKQCKQVLDPSVAATAAFAMRGTIQSGTAVGAQTPDGTQLFAKTGTTDNAEQIWLVGASSKVATAYWQGNTDGAKTSLRKYSSGAGYGTYATQRAHVWQQAMIPINQRHPADPFPTPSQTALRGNSVAVPDVTGKTADDARATLAGAGFTYVDGGTQAGGGTPGTVSSTSPSAGSLLSTGSSVTVFTTDGSQTTVPQITGKSVGDAKNALQGAGITKVALAGDYAKGDGGNQCTVASVDPGEGTAIGKDATVTVQLFGDKDGKAPKDCK, from the coding sequence ATGTCTGCCCAGAAGTCTGCCTCGCGGACCAAGCCCGTCTCCGCGATCGGCGCCTTCGTCGGTTTCGTCGGGTTCAGCGCGCTCGCCGGTCTGCTGGTGACGATCGGGGTCACCCCGGCGATCGCCGTCGCCGGCGTCACCACGACCTCCACGATCGGCGTGTTCGAGTCACTGCCGGAGTACATCGAGATCGGTGACCTCCCGCAGCGCAACGAGATCTACGCGTACAGCAACGGGCAGCCGGTCCAGCTCGCGACGGTCTACGACCAGAACCGCGAGGAGCTCCAGTACGACCAGATCAGCGACCAGCTGAAGAACGCGGCGATCGACGGCGAGGACAAGCGCTTCTGGGACCACGGCGGCGTCGACATGACCTCGCTCGTCCGCGCTGGCGTCGGCAGCATCGCCGGCGGGCTCGGTGAGTCCGGCGGCGGGTCGACCCTGACGATGCAGCTCGTGCGCAACATCAAGATGCAGCAGGCCCTCGAGCTGCCGACCGAAGAAGAGCGCCAGAAGGCGTACAACGACGCCGTCGAGCAGACCATCCCCCGCAAGCTCGAGGAGATGAAGCTCGCCATCGGCCTGGCGAAGAAGTACTCGCACAAGGAGATCCTGACCGGGTACCTCAACATCGCCTACTTCGGGGACCAGACGTACGGCGTGCAGGCCGCTGCACAGCACTACTTCAACAAGTCGGCGACCGATCTCACGCCGGCCGAGGCCGCCTCGATCCTGGCCATCGTGCAGTCGCCCAACACGCGCAACCTGGCGAAGGCCGAGAACTACGACGCCAACAAGGCCCGCCGCGACGTCATCCTCAAGTCGATGTACGCGCAGAAGCACCTGACGAAGGAGGAGTTCGACCAGGCGATCGCGTCGAACCCCGCGGACTACGTGCACCTGACCGAGCCGAGCCAGGGCTGCAAGTCGGCGGCCGGCAACGGTTCGCAGTTCTTCTGCGACTACGCCGTCAAGGTGGTCAAGCAGATGTCGCAGCTGGGCGGGACCCAGAAGGAGCGCGACCAGGCCTGGCGCAACGGCGGGTACAAGATCCAGACCACCCTCGACATCGACCTGAACGGGCAGCAGAAGGACCTGCTGAACAAGTACGATCCGAACACCGAGTCGCGGCTGCAGCTCGGCGGTGCGCTCAACTCGGTGGAGGCGTCCACGGGCCGCATCCTGACGATGGCCCAGAACAAGGACTACGACCAGTCCCTGCAGTCGCCGCCGACCGCGACCTCGATCAACTACAGCGTCGACAAGGAGTACGGGGGCTCCATCGGCTTCCAGGTCGGTTCGACGTACAAGGTGTTCACGCTGCTCGACTGGCTGAAGGCCGGCCACGGGCTGAACGAGACCGTCAACGGGACGCCACACAACACGTCGCGGTGGACCCAGTGCGGTTCGACGATCACCTCGCCGTGGGCGCCGAAGAACGACTCCGCCGGTGAGCGTGGTCAGTTCACGGTGGCCCGCGCGACGGCCCTGTCGGTGAACGCCGCGTTCGCCTCGATGGCCGCGAAGCTCGACCTCTGCGACATCCGCCAGACCGCCATGGACCTGGGCGTGCACTCCGCGGACGAGAAGACCGAGCTGAACGCCTACCCGTCGTCGATCCTCGGCACCAACAACATCGCCCCGCTGACCATGGCGTCGGCGTACGCGACCATCGCCAACGGCGGGACCTACTGCTCCCCGATCGCGATCGACCAGGTCACCGACGCCACCGGGAAGCAGCTCGGCGGGCAGCCCAAGCAGTGCAAGCAGGTCCTCGACCCGAGCGTCGCCGCGACTGCCGCCTTCGCGATGCGCGGCACGATCCAGTCCGGCACCGCCGTCGGTGCGCAGACCCCGGACGGCACGCAGCTGTTCGCCAAGACCGGCACGACGGACAACGCCGAGCAGATCTGGCTCGTGGGCGCGAGCTCGAAGGTCGCGACCGCCTACTGGCAGGGCAACACCGACGGCGCGAAGACCAGCCTGCGGAAGTACAGCAGCGGAGCGGGCTACGGCACCTACGCGACGCAGCGTGCACACGTCTGGCAGCAGGCGATGATCCCGATCAACCAGCGGCACCCGGCCGACCCGTTCCCGACGCCGTCGCAGACCGCCCTGCGCGGGAACAGCGTCGCCGTGCCCGACGTCACCGGCAAGACCGCCGACGACGCTCGAGCCACCCTCGCCGGCGCTGGCTTCACGTACGTCGACGGCGGCACGCAGGCCGGCGGCGGCACCCCCGGGACGGTCTCGTCCACGTCCCCGTCAGCGGGTTCGCTCCTGTCGACCGGCTCGAGCGTGACGGTGTTCACGACCGACGGCAGCCAGACGACGGTCCCGCAGATCACCGGCAAGAGCGTCGGTGACGCCAAGAACGCCCTGCAGGGGGCCGGGATCACGAAGGTCGCACTGGCCGGAGACTACGCCAAGGGTGACGGCGGCAACCAGTGCACGGTCGCCTCGGTCGACCCTGGTGAGGGCACCGCGATCGGCAAGGACGCGACCGTCACGGTGCAGTTGTTCGGCGACAAGGACGGCAAGGCACCGAAGGACTGCAAGTGA